GATAGAGATGTCCAAACGCTTGGCAACGTCTTCCTGGCTCCACCCCTTTTGATGGCGCAGCAGCCTGATTTTTTTTCCTAAGGATTTCATAATTAATTAAGGATAAAGGTTTCTCAATAGTTAATAAAGTTACGATTAATTTTTTATTTTCAAAAAAATTAATTAATAATCGGTTTAGTTGATTATTTCAGCAGAAAGTACATTTAAGTCTAACCCGCCAAAATTGCCAGAGCTCATCATCAGTAAATTTTTGTCCCGCCAGCTCTGTTCCTTTAAATATACTAACAAATGTGCAGGATCATCAAAAAACTGCAACCCTTTATTTACAAAAGCTGCTTTTACAGCATCTGCATCATAAGGTTCCATCTTTTTTTGCTCAAAAGTTTTGTGATGGATGAATACAATAGGCTCATCGGCCTCATCCATGGTGCCCGCATACTGACTTAAAAAATCTTTATTCAAGCTGCTAAACGTGTGCAGCTCAATACAAGCCACCAGCTTCCGTTCCGGGAACTGTGCTTTTACGGCCTGTATAGTAGCGCTCAGTTTTGATGGCGAATGGGCAAAATCTTTATAAACGGCGGCATGATCGTTTTTGCCAAGCAATTCCAATCTGCGGGCCGCGCCTTTAAAGGTGGTTACTGCCTGATAAAAATCGGATGCAGTAATACCCAACTGCTCGCAAACATTGCGGGCGGCCTCTATATTCAATAAATTATGCTGACCAAATACCGCTAACGGATACTCATGGCCATTATAGTTAATCACCGTCACACCGTTTTCTATACGGTGATCTGGCAGGTCATAACCTATCTTTTCTACACCTGATTGATCCTGAGCCACTACATCGCGCAGCACTTCGTCCTGCTCGCACCACACCAGTTTACCTTGCGGGCGGATGGTCTGCACAAAGATTCTGAACTGCTCTACATAGCTGTCAAACGTAGGGAACACATTGATATGATCCCACGCAATACCGCTAATAACACCGATGTTGGCCTGGTACAAATGAAACTTCGGCCTCCTGTCAATCGGCGAAGCCAGGTACTCATCGCCCTCTATTACAATAACAGGCGCCTCGTTGGTCAGCTTCACCATCGTTTCAAAACCAGCCAGTTGTGCGCCAACCAGGTAGTCAAAGTCTTTGCCTACCACCTGCAATACATGCAGAATGATGGAGGTAATGGTGGTTTTACCATGGCTACCGCCAATTACCACACGCAGTTTATCTTTAGATTGCTCGTAGATGTATTCAGGATAAGAGTAGATCTTCAGGCCCAGCTCCTGTGCTTTCAGCAGTTCAGGATTATCAATACGGGCATGCATGCCTAAAATTACGGCGTCCAGATGGGCAGTAATCTTTTCGGGATACCAGCCATCCTGCTCAGGCAAAATGCCATACTTGGCCAAGCGCGAGCGCGAAGGCTCAAACAGCACATC
This region of Mucilaginibacter yixingensis genomic DNA includes:
- the murC gene encoding UDP-N-acetylmuramate--L-alanine ligase; protein product: MKVHFIAVGGSAMHNLAIALHNKGFEVTGSDDVLFEPSRSRLAKYGILPEQDGWYPEKITAHLDAVILGMHARIDNPELLKAQELGLKIYSYPEYIYEQSKDKLRVVIGGSHGKTTITSIILHVLQVVGKDFDYLVGAQLAGFETMVKLTNEAPVIVIEGDEYLASPIDRRPKFHLYQANIGVISGIAWDHINVFPTFDSYVEQFRIFVQTIRPQGKLVWCEQDEVLRDVVAQDQSGVEKIGYDLPDHRIENGVTVINYNGHEYPLAVFGQHNLLNIEAARNVCEQLGITASDFYQAVTTFKGAARRLELLGKNDHAAVYKDFAHSPSKLSATIQAVKAQFPERKLVACIELHTFSSLNKDFLSQYAGTMDEADEPIVFIHHKTFEQKKMEPYDADAVKAAFVNKGLQFFDDPAHLLVYLKEQSWRDKNLLMMSSGNFGGLDLNVLSAEIIN